The genomic window ACATGTTTGTATACCCTCCGCGACTGTACTTTAATGACTGACTTATAATCATGTAATTTCAAATATACTGATTTAGTGATTGGGACATAAAAGGACTTCTAGGTTTCTTAAACTCGAACTCAAACTCGAAATACTGCTGATCGAAGTAGTGGTACCAGAACGAGCTCAGCAGAGATGCATCCCTTTACGATCCAATATCATATCTGATGAGCATACCTTTCTCTCCGACACAACCTTCCAGAGCTTGGCGCCACCTTGTTCCATGACTGCAAGCCCTGCAATGGCTTCTTCTTTCCATATCTCAAACAGCTCTTCTTGTGTCAAGCCTAGGAGAGAATGCCGTAACGAATGTCGAATAAGGATACATTACGGAGACaatcttttgttttcaaaaataatacTCTTGTGTATTTCCAAAAGAAGATGCGATGATCTTTTTCTTGATTGACAACATGAAAAGGGGAAAGATTAAAAAGACTAAAACAGAGAAAGTTGTCAGGATACTCTAGGTTGTTGAAAAGGAAGCTCACGCGCTAGGTTGGTCAGATCATGCTCTTTTAAGTCGTGATGAGGAAGGGTTTAGGAAGGTCTATGTCATtgtaaaaatacatttcttgAGCTGAAGAATTAGATTATGATAAAAGAAAGTAGCCCTGGTACCTTTGTATTCCACTTCCACGGTTACCCAATAGAATTGCCCTGGAGAAGAAGCCCATTCCACATTTTGTTGAACCGTCGTTTCCACTCCCAGAACTTCCTTCGCAAATGCTTCGTAGGGCCGGAGCGGAGTGCATCGGACCTGTACCAGCTGGCTGGAGCACGGGACGGCCAGGGCAGATTCGAGCTCCGCGGCGTCGCTGGCTTGGACAACTttaatgcaaaacaaaatgcCATAATCAGCGGTTACTCTCCCAACCCGAGGTGTATATTAAGCCTGGTCGGTTCATCGTGTGATGGtacaaaagttgttgtttctAGGAGTCTTGATGCATGCGGGAATTCTTATAAAAAATCCATCTGTCTACTGAAATCAACCAAACCATGTAGGATTCAAAACGTGGATCACTTTATTTACCActgtcttcaaaaaagaagtcaacttcaaccatagtcaaccatagttcacagtagactagataagaatttcgatttccatgtatctccatgtttgtctgcaattagcctttgagTATGAACTTGCCATAATGTTATTACTATTTATTACATTTCATGCAAACCATGGCTGTCAATTAGCCAGTGGTATTTCGGCCATATAATCAATATCATATGCGGGATCCTGAATTGTCAATCATCTCTGGTTATGTGATAATACACTAGTCCTATGAAAATTAATGTTCTGCTGCCGATTACCGTCCCGAAAAGCTATGATCAATAAGTAGGAATTCTCGCTTTTTTAGATTTTGGTCggagtgatccaacaaatagaATTTGTAAAACTTGAATGCATCAAAACAATCagtacatttgtgccaaataccAGTACAGTACTAGTGGGGCGTACAATTTACATTCTTTTTGGTGTAGAGGGTCTGAAGAATCGTACATCGGAGGACTTGCAGACATTTCCAATGGAACAATCTAACTACATATTGGCATATGACCACCAATGCATTGTAAATATAGGACAATGCATAACAAAATGCCTAGACGTTGGAAAGTTAACCAGAGGTATACAGTgtcatcatatatatatcagAGACCTTTGAAGAGTAGTACTAGTTTCCAATAATTGTTACCATAATTAGATATAAGGatattgaaaaataaagttattTGTTATCAGTTTTTAACGGACATTTCACGCAAAGTACAATTCACGCTACGATCCGAGATCGGAGAAACGTACAGAAATACAGAAAGACAAAGAGTATATCGAGAGAGCGCGACTCTATGTTATTTAATATGGTAGAAAATATATGATAAACAAATATAATAGATGTTAGATTCTTACCTGCAATAAGCTTAGCTTCTGCCAGAACctgagaaagaaataaagatgtTTTTGTAATCACAAAACTTTCCGATAAATTTAGAAGAAAATACAATATATCTATCAAATATATATGTGTGAGCTCTTTGCACCTGACTGGATCACACTCCTAGTGTGCACCTCGACGCTAACTGATAAGTGTGCAAAAGATATGGCTTGGTCGAATCACGCTTCTAGCAGCCTTCTATGCCTGGTCACTAGGGCTGTTGACATGAaacctaaaggttctgggttcgagtCTCTAGTAGACTACCCTGGGAGACctgacaccgtatatcggcgcgccaccaagcaccgcacgcgcgcctaaactttcccggcccaccctcccgctgcccccgaagaccgaccccgccccactctcagCTGTAAACTCAAGCTCCGCTAGCCGTATtcggcggggtcggtcttctggggcagcgggagggtgggccgagAAAGCTTAGGCGCtcgtgcggtgcttggtggcgtgtctggtctcccagggtactAGTAGTAGGCTACAGTGTTGAGTCCACGGGAAAGACACAGCTATTCGTATACACCAAATTCATCAGAACCGAAACGTTTAAGAGAGAGTTAGGTTCTTACCTTAAAGAGGAACAGAACTCTTCCGTTCTTCACCCTTTTAGTGGCCTGGGCTACTGCGTTGACCGTGCTTGTGACCAGCTCGTTGAGTGGGTTCTGCTCAGACGCAGTGAAGGTGAACTCCAGGAAGTACTGGGGAGTTGTGGTACTCATAGTGGCGCTGGGTTTGTTACCAActctacaaaacaaacaaccgGACATGTATATTTAATCAAGGCCGAATGGcccagaaaacaacaacaacaacaacagtgcaaTAGTCTAAGAGAGTTACTTTGTTCGTCTTACTTTCAGGAGATCGGGGGTTCAAAACTCGACCATGTCATATCAAAGACCTAAACACGACAAATACTGCTTTCTCAGCTTAGCACTTAGCACGTATAGGATAACAATGGGCCATCCACATAGAGCGACGTTCTATGGCACTGCAGCGGAATCTTCTCGTGTTCTTGACATACTATAACGcatataataacaataactaaaGTTCCaagaccccataccttcgccgactgaagtaaaccttttcgagtggcatatcataaatgttttcaatctattatgcaaataaggacctaatttgccgctagggggccaaaacctacacaaCTAACTCTTTCTTCCAAGAGCTATCTGTCACTTAaagatcatgaccatagcatgtctagaacatgagatataaaacctggaagttctgctgcagtaccatagcaaacCACTAGGGgactcaaaatctaatcacacGTGTACACACACGAACGTTaacgaaaatataaccttcttggcaaagataaTTATGAGTGGTAGGTAGCTCCGGGGAcagagtaagttgtgtaggtttgggctccctagcggatTTTTTTGAACTGCATGTGCCGATTTTTGTGTGGCATACTCTTCAACATTCACCATTTAGGGTACTGCAATACTGTGCGCAGTCAACACGAAAATAGTGTCTGAAATACCCTGCACGGCAACGCTACACAGTCCCAGTCCTCTGGTACAAATTCCTGACTAACTTTATACCGAATGCCGTTATATATATCCCGCCGTGTTGAGAGCACCGGTACGTCGGCACCGCGCCATGAAAATAGCTGAATAGGGTTATGTTTGATTGGTACATCGTACGGTTTTGTGAATATTTCAAGCGGATCCTTTCCCGCTGCACGCCTCGCTGCGGCTACTCAAAAGTTAAAGCGACACGATAAGCGAAACGTGACCCTTCCTTTTTGTATGGCCTGGTAGTGCAGTGCAGCTCTGAACCACTGCTTGTGTTTTCAGCCATGCAAGTCGGTTCCCCGCTACTCGACAAGTGTGTTCTAAAGCCCATATCTCACTGGATCCACAGCACATTGGTGGCGTTGTTGCGTCAtaaactagatttgtgttacccttgactttataaatggaatatcatgcaaaacgttcAAGTATAACTCaaaagacaaaacacacaaagcctaaaattcgttgagcaagCTGTTAAATCGCTCAATCGCAGTGAGGTCGCGAACCCGCCCAAGTTACCCACATACACAGGCTAGATTTCTCTCCAACGGACGATCGATATGTAAAATAATGGGCTAAAGCCATATGTTTGTTAATGCCTAGGCAAAACCCAATGGCTTTTAGGGTAAACGGGTTGTAACATGGCAAAAAGACGTTCAGAGTGTCTTTGAAAGCTCGGGACCGAAGAAGAATATACGAAttgaccccccctccccccgaaaCCCTTTCCCATcttgtttctcttttttttttagggtGGGGTGTAGCTTACTGTAACGTAGTTATAGAAGATTTatagacacaacaaaaagtacagtgactttcacCCGGTCAACTATAAACTACAAAATAACTATTAAGATTCTACTTACTATCATAAACAATACAGACTAGCACAAGTGTCTTCATAAATTCTGGTGCTCAGCTAAACGTGTCAGTATCTCTTCTAATAACAAAGCAATATCTTACTAGTATGTATTTATGCATCTTTGCATTATCGGGATAGCCCGCCGCAGGCAAAAGCGGACTCTCAGCTCACCACATCTTTGGCATAATTTTAGACTACACCCTTTTCCATATCTCTCATCCTAAACCAAACACGCACTCTGGTAACAAATAGCAGATAAATAGCAACTAGCCATAAGACACCAAGACAAGTACTTTATGTTTACCACAACAGGTAGCTGTCCCAGCGAAATCTTCTTGTCTCTGTGATTTTTAACCGGAGTAGGGATGAAATGCTGACGGGTTGTATAGCTCTTTCCAGGGCTTTCTGTCCGATTTATCAGCGTCTATTTGACTCCTTGTGTCTGAGAATGACTAAGCATTCCCAGTCTTGTAAGGGAATTTCACGCATGGTTTAGCGCGAGTcgcagtcttgttagctttggttCGCTCAAGCAGTCGCTGCATTTTTgaggactaaagctaagaaggctggcaACACAAGGACGGGACTGCTGAGTCATTCCCTCGATGCTCTCACTCGGATATCTAACTGGATCACGCCAGTGTGTGAAAGAAATTCGTCAACTGGCGCGAACATGCGACAATTGGCTCCAATTTGTGGCTCAAAATGGTGATTTTTTCACTCACATGTGTTGCAtgtttgaagctccgctgcagtacgaTGATAAGCCGCTAGGTGGCCTAAAATCTAATAATTCTGAGGTCTCATGAAGAACGACATAATAAAGACCATGCAGTAGCGACCTCTAGCGACTGAACTTTACAGTGCAGCAACATTAACCTTCGGGCCTAAGCGTTGTGTAAGGAATGGGTCAGGGAAAGGAGATGGGGGGATGATAAATTACAAGAATACCACAAAAATAAGGCAACATTTGTGAACAAAGGCATGATAGTTCCCTCCCATTGATATCTCCTGTGAAAAATAAAACCCCCAACTTTTTGGACTAGAACTAAAAACGTACCTCTACTTTGGGAATTCCATCCTACGACtaagataaaaaaaattaaaaaaaaaacgagaaaGGCTGTCAAATCGATGTTTCGCTAGCTAAAGCTATGTCTGTTGGCCCTTGAAACTAGACAGTGACAATATGCGGTCTCCCACAAGCTCTGTCCCCATTGCAAGCCACTAAAAACAAGGCCTTCTCCATGGTAGACTGAGCAGTTAATCAGTACCATTCTCATATCCTCGCTGAACAAATTGACCTTGTGTAACTAAGACAGGGAATAAATATTGTGGCGTTTACAGCGTTAAtcattgatatttgttttttcattgaGTCATTCGACCAAACGACCGATGGTATCAGTCATTGACATTCGTTAGTCAACAAGACATTCGACCAAATCCAGGTTCTTCATTTTGCAAACTTGAACACAGGCGAATATACACAGCACCCAAAATACTTGTTCGTATACTGTATTGAAGTCCGCATGAGATGCGTataaactttttgttgttgttttaatagGTAAAGTTTGGGTCCAAACGTTTGGGTTCTATAACCAGGCTGCCCAACGATGCGTTAAAgttgaaaacaacttcttccctacaAATTTATCTAAAGCAAGTAGGTTAAAAAACCTCCTCAGGTTTAAAGCAAGAAAATGTTCATATGCAAGTTAATGCAACTCATGCGCCGCACTTcaacatacgcacaagtgtgagggggCACTAACCTTCTAGGTGTAGGTACAATGGAAATCTTTACTGAAACGTGATCTTAGTGACGCGGTTCAACTGGTTTCCTGACctccccgaccaatcaaatcacgtgaatcgcattgaaactcagattcgtatcagccatttcccgacaaattcctttctaagttgcgttaaggactaaatctgacaaaataaactaaccagtgagatgctggaaggcgTCAGCTTTCcatagat from Branchiostoma lanceolatum isolate klBraLanc5 chromosome 4, klBraLanc5.hap2, whole genome shotgun sequence includes these protein-coding regions:
- the LOC136432093 gene encoding uncharacterized protein; amino-acid sequence: MSTTTPQYFLEFTFTASEQNPLNELVTSTVNAVAQATKRVKNGRVLFLFKVLAEAKLIAVVQASDAAELESALAVPCSSQLVQVRCTPLRPYEAFAKEVLGVETTVQQNVEWASSPGQFYWVTVEVEYKGLTQEELFEIWKEEAIAGLAVMEQGGAKLWKVVSERKIQVLLKMPNPDLVDDTFTVGLPLFKQHGNQVHTTCKAVVPYM